GCGATTGCCGATGAAGACCATGACATCAATGTCTGGGTTTTCCAGGGGAACCCAAACCGCTACGACATCCTCAATGCCCTTAGCGATGAAGAGATTGGAAACTCGATTCATTGGCTTGTCTGCCAGAATAAGAATCGCATTCACAAAGGACACATGGTCCTGCTCTGGATGTCAGGAAAAGAAGCTGGTATCTACGCATTGTGTCGTATCGAGTGCGAACCGTCCCTCATTTCGGAAAATAGACCTGAGAAGAAATATTGGTTGGAAGACGTCGAAAACGAAATTGAAAATCGGGTGCGTCTCTCTGTAATTCGTCGCTTTGTCAACAAACCAATCTTGAAAAAAGATCTACTTAAGATTCCAGAATTGTCAAAGCTTTCGATCCTACGGCAGTTTCAAGGAACAAACTTTCCAGTGCGCGACTCCGAGTGGGAATTAATTGCACAGTTAATGTAGCCATCTAACAACTCGCAAAAGAGCGGACGGGTTAGAAGTCAGAAAGAAATGATGATGCGTAAATCAAAAGCTGAATTTGTAAAATGGTTTGGGCCGCTTCTTGACGCGCTTCGTGACCTTGGGGATTCTGGAAGGCCGCGAGAAGTTTCGGACCGTATTGCCAAGAATCTTAACCTCCCTGACGAGGTTCTGGACGAAACATTGAAGTCCGGTGGCAGCAGGTTTCACAATCAGGTTGCATGGGCGAGGCAGTATCTTGTCTGGGAGGGGATGCTCGAATCTTCTAAGCAAGGTACGTGGACGCTCACGGAAAAAGGACGTACAGCACACGTTACGGAAGCTCAGGCGGCCGAAATATTCAAGAAATGGGTGGCGATTCACGCTGAGATCCGAAAGCAAAAGGCTACTAAGTCGGTTGAAGTGCCTGAAGAGGAAGCACCGGCCCCGGACACACCGGAAGCAGACCAAAAAATGAGCCTGATCGCTGTTCTTCGCTCATTAAGCCCGCTCGGTTTTGAAAAGGTGTCTCGGGAACTCCTGCGGGAATCGGGATTTGAGAATGTCGAAATCACAGGTGGATCTGCCGATGGTGGCATAGACGGTTTCGGCACTCTGGAGATCAATCCTTTCGTAAGTTTCAAGGTATTGTTTCAGTGCAAACGCTACGCGGAGGGCAATTTAGTTGGCCGTTCTCAGGTAGGCGACTTTCGCAACGCCATGATTGGAAGAGCCGAGAAAGGAATCATCATCACAACATCTTCGTTTACCAACGCAGCGGTAGTTGAAGCCAATCGAGAAGGTGCGCCAAAGGTCGAACTTGTTGATGGTGTGAAGTTAGTGGAAATGTTTCAACGGGTTGAGCTTGGTGTTAAAAAACGGACAGTCTATGACGTCGATCCAACATATTTTGAGAGATTCAGAAATTGAATACTAAAACAATCGATCTAATTACCCTCCAGTCTTGCTAAGCACCACAAAAGGAACCGCCGATGCTTCATCCAGACCAATTCCAAGTCAACCAAGCCTGGATCCTCTTTCAATTGAATGACGCACCTATTCACATCAAGGCGGATGGCGACTTCAACTGTCTGGCACTCATGGACGCCGCCAGCTGCTACATCCTAACCTCATCGTTTTATCCCCTCTCCCAGGGTGAATTTTCTGAACTCGAATCGAGACGAATACTCAAACAGGCTTCGGAGCACAAAGGGGCACTGCCAAAAATTCTTTATATCCCCGTTGAACAAAAAGCCGATTCTTTGGCCCGTGCAGCCGAACGTCAGAAGATAGAAGTCATCCGTGTTCCTGAAGAGCAACTATTGATCTTCATCGGCGAAGCGCGACAAGGATTTCGTGAACGCTTTGGTGGCGCAGGCAAACATTCATGAGTTGCTATGGCTCCGACGCTTAAGTTGTGAAACGATCTGGCATCCGCCGGCGCTATCGCGAGCTGGAGCTCGCTCCTACAGAAAACGAATTTAATTGTTTGGTCATGAGGGCAATAAATTCAGCTCACATATGATCACCTGGTGATAAAATCGGTTCTCCTTATGGCTTGTTTTGAGAAAAATTGTTTGCGGTTGCTCTTGTTTGTCATCCTCCTGACGAACACTGTAGCGCCACACACTGCGATGGCGTCGGTCCTGGATCCGCAGGCCATTCAGCGTCCCCTTTTTAATGCGGAGCGCATCCAGCTGACCGTCGATTATGCTCGTCACCACTACGGCACAGCGACCGCAGTTCTGAGCAATCCACAGATGATCGTCATCCACTTTACAACGATCCCGACGTTGCAAAAGACCCTCGATTTTTTCCGCCCGGCCCGAATTGATCAGCAGGTCCGCCGGGATATTGTCGGCGGCGGCGAAGTGAATGTTTCAGCGCATTATCTCGTTGACCGTGACAGCACTCTGTATCAACTCGCCGGAGAAGACATCCTTTGCCGCCATATTATCGGCTTCAATCACAGCGCCATCGGCATCGAAAATGTTGCTGTTAATGCCGATGATCTGACGCAGGCCCAGCTCGAAGCTAATGCCGCGCTGATCAGCCGTATCGTGCAACGCCAGCCGATGATTCGCTATCTTCTGGGCCATCATGAATATCGCGACCATACCCTGCCGCACTATCAGCTGTATCGTGAGGATGACACCAGTTATCGTTTTACGGACAAAATCGATCCTGGGACGCTCTTTATGGCCCGCCTCCGTGCTTTACTTGAGGAACGATATAATCTTCGCTTCCAAAAGTAACGATCCAACAAAAAAGCCCACCGGATGACCGGTGGGCTTTTTTGTTGGAAGGGAAAGTCTCTTGCGAAGACTATTCGCAGAGATCGACTTTGACATCCCAGTTCTTGAGTTTCATGGTGCCGTTCTTCTCAAGGTTGAGGTGCATCTTGAAGGCGCGATCCCAGAGCTGCGGCTCGTGCCCGACTTTACGCTTGAGGCAGTCGGCTTCAGCAATGTTCAGATACTCGTTGAGCTGGTCTTTGTAGTCCGGATGGGCGCACTTCTCGATAATGCGACGGGCGCGATCCTTCGGAGCCAGACCGCGCACGTCGGCCAGGCCCTGCTCGGTGATGACGCAGTCGAGGTCGTGCTCGGTGTGGTCAATGTGCGAGCAGTGCGGAACGACGCAGGAGATACCATTCGGATCGGTCTTGGAAGGCCGGCTCGACGGGGTGTGCATCATCTTCAGGTAGCCGTTGCGCAGGAAGTCGCCGGAACCACCAAGACCGTTGATCATGCGGGTGCCGCCGACCAGGGTGGAATTGGCGTGAGCGTAGATGTCAATCTCAACCGGGGTATTCATGGCAATACACCCCAAACGACGGATCGGCTCCGGCGCATTGGAGATCGACAGGGGCCGTAGGGTGATCTTGTCGAAATACTTGTCCATGTTGGCGAAGAATTTCGGGAAGCCCGGCTCTGCCGAGAGGGAGAGAGAGCAGGAAGAAGCGGCATCGAGTTTGCCCGAATCGAAGAGGTCGAGCATGGTGTCCTGCAGAACCTCGGTGTAGACAGTGAGATTGCTGAAGGGCCCTTTGGCCAGACCGCCGATAACGGCGTTAGCGATGGAGCCGACGCCCGACTGGATCGGCAGGAGATTTTTCGGCAGACGACCGGCCTTCACTTCGTGGGTGAAGAAGTCGATGACATGACCGGCGATCGCTTCGGAGGTGTCATCCTGTTCGGCAAAGGCGCGACCCTGGTCACGGAGTTTGGACTCGACGATGGCAACGATCTTGCTCGGATCGCAGGGGCAGTAGGTGGTGCCGATGCGGGAATCGGCCTTGGTGATGTTGAGCACCTGACGATTCGGCGGGTGGTTACAGGAAACGATGTCGTGGATCCCTTCGAAAGAAGGCTGTCCGGTGTTGACCTCGATGATGACCTTGTCGCAGATCATGAGAATTTCGGGGATAACACCGCAGGAGGAGGTCGGAACCAGGCCGCCATCTTCGGTGATCGCTGAAACTTCGATGATGGCGAGGTCAAGTTTGCCGCTCGGGGTGTCTTTGGTGTAGAAGCCGTAACCGAGATCCTGGGCAAAGAGGGAGAGATGCTTGTCGCCCATGCGGATGCGGCCGGCATTAATCCCGGCGGCGATATCCTTGCCGGTCTGATAGGGCCAGCGACGGTCGATCATGTCGTTGATCGCCCAGCGGTTTTCGGTCTCGGCACCGACAGAGGCGCCGATAAAGAGATTGAATTTGAGCTTGCCCTGCAGGTTGTTTTTTTCAACATGCTCGGCAAGGGCGATCGGCACCATTTTGGGGTATCCGGCCGGGGTAAAACCGGACCAGCCAAGGTTCATACCATCTTTAAACATCGGGATGGTCTGTTCGGCGGTCATAACTTTACTCATCAGGGATTTACAACGTACGCGGTCTTGCAGGGTGCCATACTCGGACATAATTTTCTCTCCTTCATTGGTATAGGGGTCGCGTCATGTTGAGTGCGCGCCATTAATGCCAGTTTGACTACTAAAAGCGAGGGCGTTATGCGCTCACCGTATAAAAAAATGTAAAAAAAAGCTGTGAGAATTCAGATTATCTTTTGTATTCAAGGTCGTTATCTTTTTAAAATTGCGTTACATTTTATATAGAAGCGTCTTGACCAAGTCAAGAAAAAAGGCTGAAGTTGCAACCCGTCCAATTATAACTTCTCAGCGACAAGTTTCTGTGCTTTGCGCGTGTAAGAACTCTCCGGATACTCTGTTGCGAGCCGGTTGAAGTACTCTGCAGCCAACTCACTTTTATCATTATGGAGGTAGGCGCTGCCAAGGATGAAGTAAAGCTCATCTCTGCGACTGAAATTCGGGTAAGCAGCGACTAGAGGTTCAAGGCGGGCGATAGCCGCGGTGCTGACCCCTTTTTTTTCATAATATGCGCCGATATGGAGTTCGTGGGCAGCCAGAGCATCCATCTCCTCGGCCATGAATTTTTCGACAGCGGGTCGTCTCGGGTCGGCAGGATAACGGGCGAGGAAGGTTTTGAATGCTGACAGCGCATTTTTTGTTGTCGTTTGATCCCGCATCGGTGCCAGCATTTCACGATGATAAGAGACCCCGAGATTGTACAGAACATTGGCGTTATGTAGATCGTCAGAATGAGTTTTGAGATAGGACTCATAGGCCACAACCGCTTCGATATAGCGTTCTGCCAAGAAGTGGGCTTCCGCAATTTTTAGCTCAGCTAATGCATTCATCTCTGGAGAAACGTAGCGCTCACGCACCTTTTCCCAAGCGGCAATAGCCTCGTCATAGCGTTTCTCGGCAAAGAAGGTTTCCCCCTCGCTCATCAATATTTCCGCGGAACGGGGGGAGGGGGCGACGCTACTGCTGCAGGCAGTCATCAAAAGGAGGAAAAAGCTTGTTAACAACATAAAATGCATCGAATTTATCTTCCTTATAGGGTTTAGGCGGTGAGTAGTCCAAAAAGTTTTAGCGACAATTCCCCTGGCGTTTACCGGTCAAGGTGTAGGTGCGCATTTCCGTTTCTTTTCCGACTGCGGAGGTCATTGTCTGCACGGCTCCTTCAACTTTGCTGATGTCGTAGGTCGCATTGCCGACACTGCGGGTGACAAATTCTTTTTCACGGCACTCGGCGACCCAGAAGACGGTGTTCCCTTCGATCTCTTTGGTAAGGAGTCGACATCCCGCATTTTTCGCGGGGATCGGAACCGGTTCGTTTTGGCTGAGGCAGAGCATCTGAACGATCGGCAGGAAATCGGGAGTTTTTGGGTTGAGTTGCAAGGTGATGTTCCACGCCCCTTCTTTCAGAGGGATCTCAGGCGAGGCTGCAAAAGTCGCAGTCATGGGTAACATAGTCACCACAAAGATGTAAAAGCTAATAAAGGGCAGACGGTGCATCTAATTTAAAACCTTCCAGAATAAAACTATTGGGTCAAAATTTAATTTTCCATGAGGTGTTGCAATAATATTTTGGTGCCGATTGCGCATAAAATTAAACCTCCCAGTATTTCCACCCGTTTTCCCCAGATTGTGCCGCACCGCCGCCCCAGAAGTAAACCGGCAACAGTGAGGATTCCGGCGACCAGGCCGATGATCAGGGCAGGAGTCCAGACCGAGATGTTAAGCATCCCCAGACTCAGGCCGACTGCAAGCGCGTCGATACTGGTGGCGATTGACAGAATGATTAGAGTCCCCCCGCGCGTCGGATCTTTCCCGCTTTTTGTCTCCTCTTCCTGAAAGGCCTCGTAGAGCATCTTTACCCCGACAATAAAGAGGAGAACAAAGGCAATCCAGTGATCGTAAGCATGTATCCATTTCTGGATCGTCATGCCGGCGAACCAGCCAAGAATCGGCATCAAAGCTTGAAAAAGTCCGAAATGGAAACCAAGGCGAAAAAGATGTCTGCCGGTCAGGCGGGAGATGTTTATTCCCACGCCGAGAGCCACGGCAAAAGCATCCATGGCGAGGGCGATGGCAATTGCGATGATGGTCAGCCAATCCATGTTGTTGAAGTGTCATCCTGTAGATAAGGGGCTCGGATTCAGAAGGTTTTGCGATATTACCGACCTCTGAGTTGTGACACAAGCATAAAAAAACAAATTTATTCCTATCAAATTTTCAAGATACACAAGCGATTTTGTGGTAAAAGAATCCCGTTGGACAAAGGAAGTACTCGTGTTTTGAATGAAGGGTAGAATCATGATGGTGGAGAAGAATATAAGGCGTCAGTCGGGTGCCATTGATCCCCTCTATTTTTATATCTCGTCATGGGTGTTAGCCGCTGTCGTTCTTACTCTGGTTCTCAAACTGCATCTACTCCCGGCTCTCTTCGCCGGCTTGGCAGTCTATGAACTGGTGCATCTCATCTCTCCAAGATTTCATGGCTATACTTCGACGAAAAATCGGGCGCGACTCTGGGTTCTTGTTCTCATTGCTTCCTCGATTGTCGCTATTTTGTGGGTTTTTGCCCTTTGGTCCGTCTCCTTGTTTCGTTTCGGTGCAGGGAGTCTGCCGCGGATGGCGCAGATGATGGCAGAAATTATCGAAGGATCCCGGGATATTCTACCGGCAGGATTGCTGCAATATCTGCCCGCTAATGTTGATGCAATGAATGCCGCAGTGGCAAAATTATTACGTAACCACGCGGAAACGTTACAGGCAGCTGGAGGAATTTTCGTCCGATCGCTCGCCTACATACTCATTGGTATGGTGGTCGGCGCTTTACTTTCTTTACGGGAGGTTACCTCAGGGCGCAAGCGGCTGCGTCGACCTCTAGCCACAGCGATTGCAGAGCGGGCAAGACGTTTCACCCGATCTTTTCGTCGGGTTGTCTTTGCGCAGGTGCGGATTGCCGCTTTAAATACTTTTTTAACCTGGTTATATCTAGGCGTCGCACTTCCATTGTTGGGAATTTCAATTCCTTACGTCAAGACGATGGTGGCATTAACCTTTATTGTCGGACTGTTACCGGTGATCGGTAACATCATTTCAAATACAGTCATTGTTGTCATCAGTTTGAGCGTCTCTTTTCAAGTCGCTGGATCTTCGCTTCTCTTTTTGGTCATCATTCATAAACTTGAGTACTTCATTAATGCCCGGATCATTGGTGCTCGCATTGATGCGCATGCATGGGAATTGCTTCTGGCCATGCTGGTTATGGAGGCAGCTTTCGGGCTAAGCGGCTTGGTTGCGGCCCCGGTCTATTATGCCTATTTAAAAGATGAACTTGAAGCGCAGCACCTTGTCTGATTTGTGGTAAACAGATCAACGTGTCGAAATTACATTGGATTATTCAGAGATATGATCGATTTTTTGAAAAGTTTCATTGCGATCTTGCAGCAATTGCAGCGCAATCGTATGGCTTTGGCCGGGGTGGTGATTGTTGTCTTTATGTTTCTACTCGCCCTTTTTGCACCCCTGTATAACCGCGACCCCGGTGCTATCGATATCACGCTGCGCCTCATGCCTCCAGGGTGGGGGCATCCTCTTGGCACTGACGACCTTGGTCGGGATGTTCTGGCTAGGATCCTTTATGGTGCGAGAATCTCCCTTCTTGTTGGTTTTGTTGCTGTCGGCATTGCTACTCTGATCGGTATCATTGTCGGGGCAATGGCCGGTTTTTATGGCCGCTGGGTTGATGCTGTCCTGATGCGCTTTGTCGATATCATGCTCTGTTTCCCGACATTTTTTCTCATCCTTGCAGTCATTGCTTTTCTGGAGCCCTCCATCTGGAACATCATGATTATTATCGGTCTAACCGGCTGGATGGGGGTTGCGCGCCTGGTTCGTGCAGAGTTTTTGTCTTTGCGCAGTCGTGATTTTGTGGTTGCCGCCCAATCGATCGGCGCCTCCGACCAGCGCTTGATCTTTCGTCATATTCTCCCGAATGCACTTTCACCGGTGATCGTTTCGGCGACGCTGGGGGTGGCCGGCGCTATCCTTACTGAAAGCGCCCTGTCATTTCTCGGAATTGGTGTGCAGCCCCCGACGCCGTCTTGGGGGAACATGTTGATTACCGGGAAACAGACACTCGGTTCCGCCTGGTGGCTTTCGGTCTTTCCCGGCATGGCAATTCTGCTGACAGTTCTCGGGTACAATCTCCTCGGAGAAGGTTTGCGCGATGCCCTTGACCCGCGTATGGACCGCTAAGGAGGATTGATGATTCTGGCGTTGACCCCGGAAATTCTGATTCAGGAGCGTGTTGCCGCCTTCATGCAGCAGGATTTTCGTACCATTTTTTACAGCTATCACCCTGACGCCCCGTTTCTGCATTTCTTTCCTGATTGTGACACTTATCTGGCATATGCTACGGCAGAAATTGCAGGGATCTTCGAGATCAGTGCCTGTGAAATTCTGCGAAGTTGTCAGCACAGTGAGACCGCCGAAATTCTTTTCCGTCAACGATTGCACCTTAAGGGCGAAGTCCTTGACTCCCTTGAAATAGGCCGCTGCCGCCGCGCTGCAGATGGCAGGTGGTTATTTGTGGCAGCGCTGCGGCTCGATCTCTGCAAGTTACCAGCTGATCTTCAATCCTGTTCATGGGATGATCTGCGTGCTGCCGGTAATGACCTGTGGATTTAAACGATGCCTGAATTACCGGAAGTTGAGACGATCTGTCGCGGGATTGCCCCGCTTATTGTCGGCTTAAGCATTGCGGAGATTATTGTCCGGGAACCACGTCTACGTGTTTTGATCCCTGCGAATCTTTCCGTTTCTTTGCAAGTACGGACGGTTCTTGCCGTCAGCCGCCGGGCAAAATATCTGCTGATTCATTTTAGTGGTGATTGTACGCTGCTAATCCATCTGGGGATGTCCGGTACGTTGCGCTTCCTTGCTGAACCACTCCCTTTTGAATGTCACGATCATGTGGAAATCATCTTTGCCCAAGGGGGACAACGACTGCGCTTCCGTGACCCCCGTCGTTTTGGCGCCATCTTCCCCTGTTATGGAGATCCCCAGGCGCATCCTGCGCTGGCAGGGTTGGGGCCGGAACCCCTTTCGGATGAGTTTACAGCGAACTACCTTTATCAGCGTTCACGACAAAGGACAGTCACTGTCAAATCTTTTTTGATGGAACAGAAAACAGTTGTCGGGGTCGGGAATATTTATGCCAGTGAGGCTCTGCATGCGGCCGGAATTGCACCGTGGCGACAAGTCGGAAAGATCAGTCGCCGGCGTTATGCTTTACTGGTAAAGGAGGTCCGCGCCGTGCTGCTGCGTGCCATTAAGGCGGGGGGGACGACACTTCGCGATTTTAAAAGTGCTGCCGGGAAGCCGGGCTATTTCGCACAGGAACTAATGGCTTATGGTCGTGCCGGTGAACCTTGTCGAAGGTGTGGCGGGGAAATTCAGCGCATGCAGATTGATGGACGATCGAGTTTTTATTGCTCCGATTGTCAGTCGTAACCAAGAAAAAAGGCTCCCGATCATCTCGGGAGCCTTTTTTCTTGTCATATCCTCATAACTAGCCGAGAATTTTTTTCATGTCTTCGAACCCTTGTGCGTAAGCTTTTCTGTTGAGCTCAATGAAAGCTTCCGGAACACGGGAAAGGACAGCTTGTAAGCCGGCTTCGCGCGAGACAGCATCGGTCAGAGCAATCATGGCGCCGAGAGCGACGACGTTGGCGACGATTTCACGACCGACAACATCTTTGGCAGTGCGCATGATCGGCATCTTATAGACTTTAAAGTCGCCTTTCGGCTCGTTTTTGACAAAGTCAGAGTCGATGAGCAGGACACCGCCCTTTTTGATGCCGTTGGCGTATTTGTCAGCAGATTCCTGGGTCATTGCCAGGCAGGCGTCAACAATAGTTGCCTTGGGGTAATCGATGGGGCCATCGGAGATGATAACTTCCGACTTGGATGCCCCGCCGCGGGCCTCAGGGCCGTAGCTCTGGGACTGAACGGCATGCTTTCCCTCGATGATCGAGGCGGCCTCGGCCAGAATGATCCCGGCGGTGATCAGGCCCTGCCCGCCAGCGCCGGAAAACCGTATTTCATATCTTTTAGACATTCTTCGGTCTCCTTCGTCTGATTATTTCACGCCCTGGGCGCGGGCAATGACCTTGGCGTACTGCTCGCAGTACTCGGGCTTGTCTTCTTTGTAGAGGACGCCGGTCAGGATCTTCCCTTCAAGCTGTTCGGCAGTCATCTTGCCGGCGGCTGTGACAGGAACAGCAATATCCTTGAGGCGTTTCATCATATCGACAACGCTACGGAACTTGTTGCGACGACCGTAAGTGGTCGGGCAGTCGTCAAGAACCTCGATAATCGCCATCCCTTTGTGCTTGATCCCTTCAACAATCAACTTG
The Deltaproteobacteria bacterium HGW-Deltaproteobacteria-4 DNA segment above includes these coding regions:
- a CDS encoding restriction endonuclease, coding for MMMRKSKAEFVKWFGPLLDALRDLGDSGRPREVSDRIAKNLNLPDEVLDETLKSGGSRFHNQVAWARQYLVWEGMLESSKQGTWTLTEKGRTAHVTEAQAAEIFKKWVAIHAEIRKQKATKSVEVPEEEAPAPDTPEADQKMSLIAVLRSLSPLGFEKVSRELLRESGFENVEITGGSADGGIDGFGTLEINPFVSFKVLFQCKRYAEGNLVGRSQVGDFRNAMIGRAEKGIIITTSSFTNAAVVEANREGAPKVELVDGVKLVEMFQRVELGVKKRTVYDVDPTYFERFRN
- a CDS encoding N-acetylmuramoyl-L-alanine amidase; translated protein: MACFEKNCLRLLLFVILLTNTVAPHTAMASVLDPQAIQRPLFNAERIQLTVDYARHHYGTATAVLSNPQMIVIHFTTIPTLQKTLDFFRPARIDQQVRRDIVGGGEVNVSAHYLVDRDSTLYQLAGEDILCRHIIGFNHSAIGIENVAVNADDLTQAQLEANAALISRIVQRQPMIRYLLGHHEYRDHTLPHYQLYREDDTSYRFTDKIDPGTLFMARLRALLEERYNLRFQK
- a CDS encoding acetyl-CoA hydrolase, producing the protein MSEYGTLQDRVRCKSLMSKVMTAEQTIPMFKDGMNLGWSGFTPAGYPKMVPIALAEHVEKNNLQGKLKFNLFIGASVGAETENRWAINDMIDRRWPYQTGKDIAAGINAGRIRMGDKHLSLFAQDLGYGFYTKDTPSGKLDLAIIEVSAITEDGGLVPTSSCGVIPEILMICDKVIIEVNTGQPSFEGIHDIVSCNHPPNRQVLNITKADSRIGTTYCPCDPSKIVAIVESKLRDQGRAFAEQDDTSEAIAGHVIDFFTHEVKAGRLPKNLLPIQSGVGSIANAVIGGLAKGPFSNLTVYTEVLQDTMLDLFDSGKLDAASSCSLSLSAEPGFPKFFANMDKYFDKITLRPLSISNAPEPIRRLGCIAMNTPVEIDIYAHANSTLVGGTRMINGLGGSGDFLRNGYLKMMHTPSSRPSKTDPNGISCVVPHCSHIDHTEHDLDCVITEQGLADVRGLAPKDRARRIIEKCAHPDYKDQLNEYLNIAEADCLKRKVGHEPQLWDRAFKMHLNLEKNGTMKLKNWDVKVDLCE
- a CDS encoding peptide ABC transporter permease, producing MIDFLKSFIAILQQLQRNRMALAGVVIVVFMFLLALFAPLYNRDPGAIDITLRLMPPGWGHPLGTDDLGRDVLARILYGARISLLVGFVAVGIATLIGIIVGAMAGFYGRWVDAVLMRFVDIMLCFPTFFLILAVIAFLEPSIWNIMIIIGLTGWMGVARLVRAEFLSLRSRDFVVAAQSIGASDQRLIFRHILPNALSPVIVSATLGVAGAILTESALSFLGIGVQPPTPSWGNMLITGKQTLGSAWWLSVFPGMAILLTVLGYNLLGEGLRDALDPRMDR
- a CDS encoding DNA-formamidopyrimidine glycosylase, with protein sequence MPELPEVETICRGIAPLIVGLSIAEIIVREPRLRVLIPANLSVSLQVRTVLAVSRRAKYLLIHFSGDCTLLIHLGMSGTLRFLAEPLPFECHDHVEIIFAQGGQRLRFRDPRRFGAIFPCYGDPQAHPALAGLGPEPLSDEFTANYLYQRSRQRTVTVKSFLMEQKTVVGVGNIYASEALHAAGIAPWRQVGKISRRRYALLVKEVRAVLLRAIKAGGTTLRDFKSAAGKPGYFAQELMAYGRAGEPCRRCGGEIQRMQIDGRSSFYCSDCQS
- a CDS encoding 2-oxoglutarate ferredoxin oxidoreductase subunit gamma (catalyzes the ferredoxin-dependent oxidative decarboxylation 2-oxoglutarate forming succinyl-CoA), which translates into the protein MSKRYEIRFSGAGGQGLITAGIILAEAASIIEGKHAVQSQSYGPEARGGASKSEVIISDGPIDYPKATIVDACLAMTQESADKYANGIKKGGVLLIDSDFVKNEPKGDFKVYKMPIMRTAKDVVGREIVANVVALGAMIALTDAVSREAGLQAVLSRVPEAFIELNRKAYAQGFEDMKKILG